The DNA window aaaaccgGGTCAATTCATTGTCCTCTAATTGtttctcgttcttatctgagagaGGGCGAGTGAGGCAGTGATATGGTCATCACTCAGTAAACGAGAGAATCCTTCAGcctttaaaatcatttttcaaaggaaatttcaaatattcaaaaataacatgtatcaaacttatgcactgaaaaaattacgaatttcatTGCTAATTGATATCAGTCCACTATATTTTAATCATCTAAGGGATGAGACATGAATCAAGAATCGGGTATATTCTTAATATATTCCTACAATTTATTCATAAACTTCAGTACGGATTTTCAAGGATcgtataaaaatatatgatgctcggttttaaaataaataatacaagtTAAAACAGAAAACCTACTTATTGAAAACAAGTGTGCAaaacttttataaaaatatatataaacccACTTATTGAAAGATACTCCAAAAACACGAAGaacttgctgaatttttcttTAGATAATAGCTTAAATAGAAAAACTATGCTACTTGAATTGGACAAGACCTTGCCTCGATAATCTGACAGCACTCGGACAAAATTTTGGCTTGGAAAACTTTGAAGAATTTTATTACCCCTTGCAGCTAGTGATGCTCGAAAATCTGAAGGTTTTAGAGTGATTTGTTGTGGTGTTTTCTTAACACAttgcctctatttataggttaCCAAGTATGAGTTGAAGGGGTGTCATAATGACTCTCATTTAATGGTCATTATACACATTTTTATGAGAAATAAACAATTcctaatttttttattcaattcaGAAAAAATGGTGCTTAAATGACTTGGATAACTACTATATTGAGGCTCAAACATGGTGTTGCAATATGCAAATTTCGATTTGTACATCTTAATCGTGGTTGCATCTTTGAGTCTCATGTCCAACAATTTATTTGCATTAATAATTTCTCTTAAACTTAGAAAAATGAATTCAAATTTTCTCCttaattttttagaattttcGAAACATGTGTAtgcatatttatataaatttccATGCATGTTGATCAAATATTTCGGGTCTTTACATACTTCCCTGTTAAGCGCATCAAATGACCttttttcttccttttttttatttaatcataATGTTTTCGTCACGTTTAGCGATTAATCTCGTTTTTTAGAACACTGCTCACTAATGCCTGATTTATTGAAATTATTTGAACACTTTACAAGCGTATATAGGAACTAGAATGTCGGTGATTGTACATACAATAGTGATACATTTGAGTTAACAATATtataaggaaaatatttttcttggcACACTCATTTTTGTTAATTTAGGTTATAGTTTACTAACTTCCAAAGTTTTGGTGCTCTAAATTtcatttgtttttaatttcaatCATACTTCGTCGTAGTGCTGAAATGATAATACTAACGTGACATCATACCAAAAaatgttgatgatattgaaaaaaAGTGTTTACATAGTACTGAAATATGTTGAATTGTCTTATATTACGTCGGTAATTGAACCAAATTTTTCGCATACTAAAATTTGTATACCAATATGATAATTTGAAAACTTAATGGGCCAAGGATAAAAAATCCTATGAGTTGTAAGACATGTGTCTGACTCgatctatgaaaaattattaactttaatttcaaaatattatttttgttgtatATATGGACCAGCCATCAGAATAAGAAGGGATTTTCGAACAAAATCAACACAAAACAAAGAGGTCGACCCGTCTCATATATATAGATCCTTGATAACATCTCATATGAGACCTACTCAACCAAATATTGGACAAGTTAGTGGACAAAAATATATCTTCGTAAAAATTCTAGAATCCTTCTGTAAGATCCATTTGCCCATGATTGTTCATTCTAGAAACTAGTTATTAAACTCAAGATTAGCTCACTGCAACTTCCGTTAACCATTTATCATCTTCATTTCTCTGTCGCCTGTAGATCGATTCGCTCACATAATTGATCGTTCTACTCCTCTCTATGGTGTCGCAAGAGCTAGGCTTTTAACAATGATCCTCGACTTCCGCCTCCGTTGACGATCCTTCTCTGAGTCCTTTCTATCTTCATCATTCCAGTAACCCAGGGTTATCACTGGTTTCACAACAGCTAACAGACGATAACTATGCATCTTGTAGCCTTGCAATGTTGATTGTGCTTTCCATCGGAAACAAATTGGGATTCATTGATGGTTCGATCACCAAGCCATCTGTCATTGATGTTCTTCTTATTCGATCCTCgatcataaataaaaatattgttatctcATGGATCTTAAACTTAGTCTCGAAAGAGATCTCTGCAAGCTTTATGTACTCTTAATCTGCATCTGATATTTGGAAGGACTTTAGGAGCGATTTCAGCAGACAAATGGTCTTCGTATCTAGGGGTGGTATATCACATCGTACCTTACCCAAAATGCATATCGTATACGCTGCCAAAAATTAtagtattaaaaatatttatatcgaTATCGTATCAAAATATTGCAATATACctaactttattatttaaaaaattatatatttttaatttatatatattatttcggtatatactaaaaatttcaaatttcatatcgTTATCGTACCGAATATTTCAATATCGATACCATATTACCgaaaatttcgataaatttagtattttttGATATGGCAATCTCTATATAccgaaaatttgatattttttcccTCCCCTGCTTGTATCTTCCAATTGAGGCGTGACTTAGAAATCTCAGTCAAGGTACTAACTCCATTAGTGTGAGAACCGGATTTTTCACTTTTTTCAAGCATTGTAAATTATTATTTGCAAGGAAATTAGGATATTGGATTCTTGTATTAAGTGGGAATATATTGGAAATCTTTAGTATCAAGTCAATAATATTTACACCAAGGTAtgcatatttttgaaaattgggaaGGAAATTTACAAAATTAGAATATCATACAAGTTTAGAGGAATGACATGAATATTGCAAGCAAATTTCGAAATATAAAAGACATTTTTGCCAAAAAATGGTGGTGCTTAAAGATGGGATATTATGTAAGCTTGAGCCAAGAGAATGGAAGCTAATCCTCCCCTCCCTTGCACCATATTTTCGAGCCAACCAAGGGGTGAAAATCAAGGAATGAATCCCACAATTTAGGTAGCTAAATCATCGGTCATGGCAAGGATATTTGGAGTAAAATTTGGTCAGATTTGACACAATTTTGGGCATGATTTAAGTGCCAAATTTAGTTTCATCATCCTCCCCTATAAAAAACTGTTGAATGGTGACATTATTTATCCTATTTCAGATAGTTCATTGATTTCTTCAGTACAGGTTGTGCTAAATAAAAGTGGAATGACAGTGgtaaaatatgataataatgaaCTAATTTCTACCAGGACAATAATCGGATGGCGAGTTATTGGTTACAGGAAACTCAACAAAGCCACGAGGAAGGACCACTTACACATCCATTCATTGATTTGATGCTTGACATGTTAGCTGATTatcaatattattgtttttcgGATGAATATTCAACGTACAACCAGATTGGGATCAATCGGAACCAAGAAAAGACCACATTCACGTGCCATATGAGACATATGCATATCGGAGGATGTCGTTCGATCATTACAATGAATCGACCACTTTTCAGCGGTGTATGATTATGATTTTCTCAGATATGGAGGATATCATCATGGAAATATTTATAGATGATTTTTCGATATTTGGCTCTAACTTTGATAATTgctttcataatttaacatttgttttgcagagatgtgtAGATAAAATCTGACGTTGAATTGGGgaaaatttcattttatgatACAAGATGGTATTGTGCTTTTGACACAGTCTCTCCCAATGAGATGAACAGAGCTAAGGAGGTTGCAATAAATAAACTTCCACCACCTAAAGAATGTAAAGGGCATTCGGAGTTTTCTTAGACATACCGGGTTTTATTGTCGTTTTAATAACTAAACTCTTGTGCAGTTTGTTGGAAAAAGATTCAGATTTTGGTTTTAATGACAAGATCAAGGAAGCACTCCAGTTCCCAGCTCTGCAAAATTATACCGCACATTTATATACCAAACAATAAGAGACCCTACATAGTACATATACTGTACTACCACTAAATATGATGTCAAAGAATAAACAATATATCAGACACACTCAACACCTCCATGTTCACAAACTCGGATTGATCGGACTGAGCCTCGGAAATATTtaaaaccataattaaatactCAAAAcgttaaatgaaaaaaatattggcGCCTGTATGTGGTTTAGCAACACCTATAAATGATATATGAGGTTTTAGAATCTACAGCAAAGAAGACCTGATATCCAACCCTTGTGTTTCCGAAAATGTCTCCTATCACCTTTTGCCATTCTTACTGGACTGCTATTCCATTCAGATTGTAATCtgcaaaacaaaagaaagaaagctAAAGAAATCTAACGTGGGAAGGATATGAAAGTGATAAAGTGACAAAAGTTTACATTGGGAAAGCGAAAGATCTGCCACTGGTAGCACTGCTATCAGACCGAAGGGAGAGGTTCCCGGAATGTGATATTGGCTCTGAATACGTAGTAAGACCTCCAGCAGAGAAACTCGACTCTCCTTCGACACAATGCACTGGGCTGACAATTGAAACATCATCCAAGTTCTCGTGGTCTTTCTTGGTAACATGTGGATCAGCAGTCCGTATAGAAAGATCATTAGAGTTGACGCACTTGTGATCAAGGGATTCTACATTAGAAATTTCAGTTCTCATGCTCCTGTAGCTAGGTCCTTGAACTCGGTTATGCTCGGAAGCATTACCAGAAGTAACGTTTTTAATGTTAAGTGCATGTCCACGGATGTCTCCTGTGTTGTCCGTCGTGTTAGAGCACTGAACTACGCTAGTACTTCTAGTATCTGATATATCATCTACATGATGGTTGGTATTCTCGAGAAAATTGCTTGATTCATCCAATTCCAacttttcttttatattttccaTAATCCCatttgcatttcttgattccccCGGTGCAGGGTACTTGAAATTGAAAGTAATGCTTCCATTTTCGATCTCACTATCATATGGTATGTCGGCAGGTTGGTTTTCTCCTTTCGGATTGGCTTCTGCTGATAAGGTTGAAGGAATCTCAGAAACTTCATCTTTGGAAAAGTCCTGCATCCCAGAAAATTGCACCaaccattttaaaatacaggttcaAAATATAGTATAATTGTAGTTTATATTGAAGAGAGCATGACGCAACATGCAAAGTTAGTGTCACATACTTGATGAAGCGGCTGCAAAGGTTTGTTTCCCTGATCCTCCAACGAGCTTATAAAAGATCTAAGGAAACTTCGTGTACCGAACTCTTCAACCGGAAGCTTTTTATCTACGAAAGATTCCTCTTCTGAAGCCTCGGTTAGAGTCCTGACCTCGTAACTTTCGATCAAAATTTTCTCCTTCACATTCACCACTTCATCGACGCATATGTCCTTCACAATGTGGACATTACTAGTCTCTTTGTACCAAGATGTCAACTGAGGCACTTCACATTCCAAAACATTTTTATCGGTGTACAAAACCTCATCTGCCTCAAACAAGTCGGAAATAGTAATTTGCACTGAGGTGGAATGGCGGGAATCTCTTTTCTTACTGCTCTGCAAACTTTGACCTTTTGTTTCACTTGAATCTTCGCTTCTCAGAGAATCCATACTTACACGTCCATTatcatcaaataaatcttcCAGAAACTTTAGTTTGGCGAAGCCGTTTTCACCATTTAGCTCAAATGCTAAAGGGTCGTTGCCCCTTTCAGAATCATTCAATCGATGTATTTCTTTACCTCCAATAGACAGGGGATCAGCTTCCTCACCAATACTTCTAGAATCATAAAACGTATTTCACCGATTTTCCTTCGTGTTCATGTTTCCCTAAGCATGTCAAAGACACCGTCGGTTGCATTAAGTGGTTCAGAAATAAGAGTTCTGCGATAAAACACTTGTCTGTCATGATGTTACAAAGAACACAAAAAGAGCTCTGTAACCTAAAGATGAAATCACTagctgaaaataaataaattcatgcAGCACAAGCATCAATGTGGCATTAACTGTGGAATGTAAGTATTGCTGGTTGCAAAAAATATAAACTAAACACCATTTCCGCCAAACAAATCCACCCAGAGATGATGCAGGTTGAATAGAGCCTATCTCAAGCTATATCCATTGGAACAaaacttattttattcatttgAATGATAGTTATTTAACCTTCTCAACATCTTACTTCGTGATTCTACCAAATGacagaaatttaataattttgtaACAGAAgttcaatatatattaaaagaaAGCTCATGCCTTACAAAGACCTCCAAATTCTTCGTTTCACTTCCAAGAAATGAAATCATTATCACTTAAAATTCCAGATGAACAAATCATAATAGAAGTCCAAAAAATATATCTAAAAAACAAAGCTCATGCCTAACAAAGACATCCAAATTCTTGATTTCACTTCCAGGAAATCAAATAATTACCAGTTTAAAATCCATATCTTATGGAGTAAAAAATTGAAGGTAATAAAGTTAAAAGAGTGTTGCACTGGTTTCTTATAAGTCCATTTTTAAGCACAACCATTTATAGCCTCGGATATCATGAAATAAACAAACGAAGTTTCTAAATAGGTCAAGCAGAAACTGCACAAATCCAAAATGTAATAAAACAGGGCAATGGTTTCAAGCAAGAACATttaggaaaaagaaaaagaaagggaaaaagaaaaaaaaacattttttccttATTATTGTATGAATAGTGGCGCAAGCTCTGGAATCTTTCCTTCGTCGGAATATGAAGAACAAGACAAGAAAATAAACACCTTTCCAAACATCTCAACAAAACTTTAACACCCAAAATATCTCACATTTCAATCCCATTTTTCCTAAAGTACAAAACCCCAATCCCGACTTAatcatttatatattatttttctaaaagTTCACATTTTTCGCATTGGTACCGCTTATCAGGAGCCCACGTTAGATCTAAACAACCCCTCGATttcaaatgattattttattccaacTTCTACATGATCTCACTTACATAGCCAATTTGCCCCAAAAGTCTGACACATTTTACCGTACCAA is part of the Primulina tabacum isolate GXHZ01 chromosome 18, ASM2559414v2, whole genome shotgun sequence genome and encodes:
- the LOC142533644 gene encoding uncharacterized protein LOC142533644, with the translated sequence MDSLRSEDSSETKGQSLQSSKKRDSRHSTSVQITISDLFEADEVLYTDKNVLECEVPQLTSWYKETSNVHIVKDICVDEVVNVKEKILIESYEVRTLTEASEEESFVDKKLPVEEFGTRSFLRSFISSLEDQGNKPLQPLHQDFSKDEVSEIPSTLSAEANPKGENQPADIPYDSEIENGSITFNFKYPAPGESRNANGIMENIKEKLELDESSNFLENTNHHVDDISDTRSTSVVQCSNTTDNTGDIRGHALNIKNVTSGNASEHNRVQGPSYRSMRTEISNVESLDHKCVNSNDLSIRTADPHVTKKDHENLDDVSIVSPVHCVEGESSFSAGGLTTYSEPISHSGNLSLRSDSSATSGRSFAFPILQSEWNSSPVRMAKGDRRHFRKHKGWISGLLCCRF